From Jiangella mangrovi:
GGATCGCGGCCAGGACCGCCGTCACTCGCACAGGACGCACGAGACCCAACCGTACCCGTGCGACCGCACCGAGCCGGGCAGCGCGGCCCGATAGGCTCGACGGATGATCGACGCGCAGCGACTCCTGGGTGAGGTCGACCTCCACCTCATCGGCGAGGGCCGGCACGAGCGGCTCTGGGAGGTGCTGGGGGCGCGGGTCACGACCATCGACGACGTCGAGGGCACCGCGTTCACCGTCTGGGCGCCCAACGCCCGGCTGGTGCAGGTGGCGGGCGAGTTCAACGGCTGGGACGGCGGCCGGCACGCCATGACGCCGGTGGGAGGCGGCGTGTGGGGGCTGTTCGTCCCGGGCATCGGCGACGGCGCGCTGTACAAGTACAAGGTCCACGGCGCCGACGGCCACTGGCGCGACAAGGCCGACCCCATGGCGCTGCGCACCGAGGTCCCGCCCGCCCAGGCGTCCATCGTCCACCGCTCGGGCTACGAGTGGAACGACGAGGTCTGGCTGGCACAACGTCCCAGCTCGGCGCACGCGCACCCGATGTCGGTGTACGAGGTGCACCTGGGGTCGTGGCGGCGCGGACGGTCCTACCGCGAGCTCGCCGCCGAGCTGGCCGCGTACGTCACCGAGCTGGGCTTCACGCACGTCGAGCTGCTCCCCGTCGCCGAGCACCCGTTCGGCGGGTCGTGGGGCTACCAGGTGACGTCCTACTACGCGCCGACGTCGCGGTTCGGCCACCCCGACGACTTCAAGTACCTGGTCGACACCTTGCACCAGGCCGGCATCGGCGTGCTGCTCGACTGGGTGCCGGCGCACTTTCCGCGCGACGACTGGGCACTGGCCCGCTTCGACGGCACGCCGCTCTACGAGCACGCCGACCCGCGCCGCGGCGAGCACCCCGACTGGGGCACCTACGTCTTCGACTACGGCCGGCCCGAGGTGCGCAACTTCCTGGTGGCCAACGCGCTGTACTGGCTGACGGAGTACCACATCGACGGTCTGCGGGTCGACGCCGTCGCCTCCCTGCTCTACCTCGACTACTCGCGGCCCGAGGGCGCCTGGCTGCCCAACTCGCACGGCGGCCGCGAGAACCTCGACGCCATCGCGTTCCTGCAGGAGACCAACGCGACGGCGTACCGCTCGGTGCCGGGCATCGTCACCGTCGCCGAAGAGTCCACCGCCTGGCCGGGCGTCACCCGTCCCACCCACCTCGGCGGCCTCGGGTTCGGGCTGAAGTGGAACATGGGCTGGATGCACGACTCGCTGGCCTACCTGTCGCGCGACCCGATTCACCGCCAGTACCACCACCATCAGATGACGTTCTCGATGATGTACGCGTTCAGCGAGAACTTCATCCTCCCCCTCTCCCACGACGAGGTCGTGCACGGCAAGGGGTCGCTGCTCGGCAAGATGCCCGGCGACCGCTGGCAGCAACTGGCCACCCTGCGCGCGTTCTACGCCTTCATGTGGGCGCACCCGGGCAAGCAGCTGCTCTTCATGGGCTGCGAGTTCGGCCAGGAGTCCGAGTGGGCCGAGTCGCACGAGATCGAGTGGTGGCTGCTCGACCGACCGGCGCACGCGGGCCTGCAACGGCTGGTCACCGACTTGAACGGTATGTACCGGGTCGCGCCGGAGCTCTGGGCACTCGACAACGACCCGGCCGGCTTCGAGTGGATCGACGCCAACGACGCCCCCGGCAACGTGTTCTCGTTCCTGCGCCACGGCCCCGACGGCGAGCTGCTGGTCTGCGTGGCGAACTTCTCGGCGCTGCCGCACGAGGGCTACCGGGTCGGACTGCCGCACGCCGGCCCGTGGCAGGAGGTCCTGAACACCGACGCGGAGCTGTACGGGGGTTCCGGGGTCGGCAACCTCGGCGAGGTCACCGCCGTCGAGCAGCCCTGGCACGGCCGGCCCGCGTCGGCCGAGCTGCGGGTCCCGCCGCTCGGCACCCTCTGGCTCCGCCCCGCCTGACCCCGCACTCCCCGCCGTCGGCAGAGGGCGCCGTCACCCCCGGGGAATGGGGTGACGGCGCCCTCGTCCTACGCCGCCGGGGTCAGCCCCGGTCGACGGTGATGACCGGCGTGTCCCAGGTCTCGACGTGGGCCGGGTTCGACGGGTCGCCGAGCGGCTTGGTCGCCGTCAGCCGCAGCACGTAGCGGCCGTCGGGCACCTCGACCCGCCGGTCGCTGCCGGTGCCGCGCGGCCGGGTGCCGTCCCAGGTGTAGGCGTTGAACGCGGTCGCCGCGCCGCTGCGCCCGACGTAGTCCTCGGAGAGGACGGTGTTCAGCCGGCCACCCGCGTACGGGCGCCCCGCCGTGCCGTCGGCCTTGGCGTGGAAGAGCTGCAGCGACACGTTCTGCGCGGCGTGCTCGAGGTGCGCCAGGACGACCGGGTAGTCGCCCTCGGTCATGGTGAACGTCGCGCCGTCGGGCAGCAGCGCGAACTGGCCGCCCATGGTGCAGTTGACGCCAACGTAGCGCTGGCAGGCCGTGACGTCGCCGAGCGCGGGCAGCCCGGCTCCGGCGTCGGTGAGAATCGGCAGCTGCTGGTAGTCGCCGGTGAACCCGGCGAACGGCACCCGCAGCGGCTGACCGTCGGCCGGGGTCAGGACGACCCAGCCGCCGTACTGGCCCAGCACGGGCTCGGCCGGCGCGGTCACCGTCACGTCCACCGTCGCGGACGAACCGGCCGGCACCGTCACCGACGGCGCCGAGAACGCCACCGTGGCGCCGCCCTCGAAGAACGACGGGTTGTTCGGCGCACCCGCGGTGGTGATGCCGTCGGCGTGCGACAGCTCGTACGTGACCGCGGTGTCGCCGTCGTTCGTCAGGGTCAGCGTCCGAACAGCGGCGCCCGCCTCGCTCTCGCCGAGCGACAGCTTGCCCGGCGCCACGGCGACGGGCGACAGGATCGCGTCGTCGATGTCGAGCATGCCCGCACCCTGCCGGTGCGCCGGCTCGAGGTACCCGGCGTCGGGGACCAGCGACCAGTCGGCCGGGTCGGCGCTGTTCTGCAGCACGTCGCGGACCTGCGCCGGCGTCAAGCCCGGGTGCGCCTGCAGCAGCAGGGCGACCGCGCCGGCCACGTGCGGCGACGCCATGGAGGTGCCGGAGATGACGGCGTACCCGTCGCCCTCGAGCGGGTAGGTCGAGCGGATCAGCCCGCCCGGCGCGCCCAGGTCCGGCTTCAGCGACAGGTCCGACGCCATGCCGTAGGAGCTGAACGACGAGATCAGCCCGGCGGTCGTGTTCTCGATGGTGGTCGTCTCGTCGGTCCAGGTCAGCACCGCGTCGCCGGCGGCGATGCGGCCGTCCAGCTCGATGCCGTCGTCCTGGGACAGCGCGACGACGGGGACGGTGATCGGCGGGTCGGCCGGCGACGGCGGGGCCACCGTCGGCGAGAGCGCACCGGGCACGTTGTTGTAGAGGATGACGGCGGCGGCCCCGGCCTCCTGGGCGTTGCGCGCCTTCTCGTAGAACGGGCAGGTGCCGCGCTCGACCAGCGCGACGGTGCCGCTGAGGTCCGGCAGGGCGCCGGTGGCCGTGCAGGCGTCCGCGGTCGAGTCCGGGGTGCCGGTGCGCGACAGCGGAAGGCTCCCCTCCGTCGGCGCCGACGGCGACCCGGTCGCCTCGGCGTAGCCGAACTCGCGGCCGTCGGGGGTGACGGTGAACATCCGCGCGTCGTACTCGGTGTTGTCGAACGACGCGACGCCGATGACCTTCTCGCCGACACCGGGGGCGCCCGCGGACCAGGTGCCGGCCGCGCCGTTGTTGCCGATGGAGGCGACGACGACCACGCCCTCGTCGACGAGCGCGTCGCTCGCCGTCGCCGTCGGGTACTCCGGCCAGGTGACGAACCCGGCGCCGAGGCTCATGTTCACGACGTCCATGTCGTCGGCGTGCGCCCGCTCGAGCGCGGCGAGGATGATGTCCGACGTCGTCGAGCCGCCGCAGCCGAACACGCGGTAGGCGCCGAACTCGACGTCCGGGGCCACGCCGAGCACGCCGCCGGCCGCGCTGTCGCCGCTCGCACCGACGATCCCGGCGACGTGACTGCCGTGTCCATTGCAGTCGTCCGGGTTGTCGTCGGGGCTGGCGACCGGCTGATAGGCGGCCGAGGTGTCGTCGGCGTTGTAGTCGTCGCCGACGAAGTCGTAGCCGGCCACGACGCGGCCGGTCGGGAACGCCGTCCCGCCGGGCGTACCGCCACCGCCGAGGTCCGGGTGGTCGATGTCGATGCCGGTGTCGATGACGGCGACCCGGAGGCCGTCGCCGGTGAAGCCGAGCTCGCTCTGCGCGACGTCGGCGCCGGTCATGCCCAGCGCGGAGTCCATGGCGGGCTCCGTCGCGGCGGGGTCGGGCGCGTCGACGGTGACGACGGGGTACACCGCGGCGACCTCGGCGGAGCCGGCCAGCCGGCTGATGTCGGTCTCGGACGCCGACACCGACAGGCCGTTCCACAGCCGGTCGTAGGTGTAGCGAACGTCCACGTCAGCGCCCATGGCGTCGGCCTGCGCGAGGAACCGGTCCTGCTGCCGCTCGGCCGCCGCACGGCTGCCGCCGTCGGCCACGGGCTTCGCGGTCAGCTCGACGAACCAGGCGCCGGTGGGCTCGTGGATCAGCTCGTCGGTGGGCTCGGGCAGGCCGGCCAGCTCCGAGAGGGAGCCCAGGTAGCCGTCGTCGCCGGCACCGGTCGCGGGCGCGGCGGAGCCGGCGGCCACGGTTCCGAGCGTCCCCGTGGCCAGTGCCAATGCGGCAGCGGCCGCGGTAGCGGCCCGCCTCCCCGGCGCTCTCGATGGTCGTGT
This genomic window contains:
- a CDS encoding S8 family serine peptidase; the encoded protein is MTRPSRAPGRRAATAAAAALALATGTLGTVAAGSAAPATGAGDDGYLGSLSELAGLPEPTDELIHEPTGAWFVELTAKPVADGGSRAAAERQQDRFLAQADAMGADVDVRYTYDRLWNGLSVSASETDISRLAGSAEVAAVYPVVTVDAPDPAATEPAMDSALGMTGADVAQSELGFTGDGLRVAVIDTGIDIDHPDLGGGGTPGGTAFPTGRVVAGYDFVGDDYNADDTSAAYQPVASPDDNPDDCNGHGSHVAGIVGASGDSAAGGVLGVAPDVEFGAYRVFGCGGSTTSDIILAALERAHADDMDVVNMSLGAGFVTWPEYPTATASDALVDEGVVVVASIGNNGAAGTWSAGAPGVGEKVIGVASFDNTEYDARMFTVTPDGREFGYAEATGSPSAPTEGSLPLSRTGTPDSTADACTATGALPDLSGTVALVERGTCPFYEKARNAQEAGAAAVILYNNVPGALSPTVAPPSPADPPITVPVVALSQDDGIELDGRIAAGDAVLTWTDETTTIENTTAGLISSFSSYGMASDLSLKPDLGAPGGLIRSTYPLEGDGYAVISGTSMASPHVAGAVALLLQAHPGLTPAQVRDVLQNSADPADWSLVPDAGYLEPAHRQGAGMLDIDDAILSPVAVAPGKLSLGESEAGAAVRTLTLTNDGDTAVTYELSHADGITTAGAPNNPSFFEGGATVAFSAPSVTVPAGSSATVDVTVTAPAEPVLGQYGGWVVLTPADGQPLRVPFAGFTGDYQQLPILTDAGAGLPALGDVTACQRYVGVNCTMGGQFALLPDGATFTMTEGDYPVVLAHLEHAAQNVSLQLFHAKADGTAGRPYAGGRLNTVLSEDYVGRSGAATAFNAYTWDGTRPRGTGSDRRVEVPDGRYVLRLTATKPLGDPSNPAHVETWDTPVITVDRG
- the glgB gene encoding 1,4-alpha-glucan branching protein GlgB; this encodes MIDAQRLLGEVDLHLIGEGRHERLWEVLGARVTTIDDVEGTAFTVWAPNARLVQVAGEFNGWDGGRHAMTPVGGGVWGLFVPGIGDGALYKYKVHGADGHWRDKADPMALRTEVPPAQASIVHRSGYEWNDEVWLAQRPSSAHAHPMSVYEVHLGSWRRGRSYRELAAELAAYVTELGFTHVELLPVAEHPFGGSWGYQVTSYYAPTSRFGHPDDFKYLVDTLHQAGIGVLLDWVPAHFPRDDWALARFDGTPLYEHADPRRGEHPDWGTYVFDYGRPEVRNFLVANALYWLTEYHIDGLRVDAVASLLYLDYSRPEGAWLPNSHGGRENLDAIAFLQETNATAYRSVPGIVTVAEESTAWPGVTRPTHLGGLGFGLKWNMGWMHDSLAYLSRDPIHRQYHHHQMTFSMMYAFSENFILPLSHDEVVHGKGSLLGKMPGDRWQQLATLRAFYAFMWAHPGKQLLFMGCEFGQESEWAESHEIEWWLLDRPAHAGLQRLVTDLNGMYRVAPELWALDNDPAGFEWIDANDAPGNVFSFLRHGPDGELLVCVANFSALPHEGYRVGLPHAGPWQEVLNTDAELYGGSGVGNLGEVTAVEQPWHGRPASAELRVPPLGTLWLRPA